A single genomic interval of Camelina sativa cultivar DH55 chromosome 11, Cs, whole genome shotgun sequence harbors:
- the LOC104721131 gene encoding uncharacterized protein LOC104721131, whose amino-acid sequence MQNLRIISSHLSRGLKSIKTHPSSFQLISIQSRSYSSPATQSENVSKIVNELSNLTLLETMDLTEILRQKLDVSEMPVMAAMMPGMSLPGSGAGKSSAAGAGTEKKKEAKTAFDVMLQAYEAAGKIKVIKEVRTITSLGLKEAKDLVEKAPTLLKKGVSKEEAEKIIEKLKAVGAKVAME is encoded by the coding sequence aTGCAGAATCTTCGAATCATCTCCTCTCACTTGTCACGAGGTTTGAAATCCATCAAGACACACCCAAGTTCTTTTCAATTGATCTCGATCCAATCTCGGAGCTACTCATCGCCGGCGACGCAATCGGAGAACGTCTCCAAAATCGTGAATGAGCTATCGAATCTCACTCTTTTGGAAACAATGGACCTGACTGAGATCCTTAGGCAGAAGCTAGACGTCAGTGAGATGCCTGTGATGGCGGCGATGATGCCAGGGATGTCTCTCCCGGGATCTGGTGCCGGTAAATCCTCCGCCGCCGGAGCAggtacagagaagaagaaagaagcaaagactGCGTTCGATGTGATGCTTCAAGCGTACGAAGCAGCTGGGAAGATCAAGGTGATTAAAGAAGTGAGAACGATTACGAGTTTGGGGTTGAAGGAAGCGAAGGATTTGGTGGAGAAAGCTCCAACATTGCTGAAGAAAGGAGTTAGtaaggaagaagcagagaagatcATTGAGAAGTTGAAGGCTGTGGGAGCTAAAGTTGCTATGGAGTGA
- the LOC104721135 gene encoding CDK5RAP1-like protein has product MASSSLSSILINPHGCSLCFKASTRRCFALTFLSSQLIHTSSSSAAALLPRCHSTHRLAHKPIRRKNGFALNLSRSFSVSQVAGSGKFDGPSLQQFVSNAQAHGSLTTPEIESDTLDTDVVSKGRIYHETYGCQMNINDMEIVLSIMKKSGYKEVVADPESAEVIFINTCAIRENAEQRVWQRLNYFWFLKREWKFNVAKGRAQSLKPPKVVVLGCMAERLKDKILDSDKMVDVVCGPDAYRDLPRLLEEVDYGQKGINTLLSLEETYADISPVRISENSITAFVSVMRGCNNMCAFCIVPFTRGRERSRPVESIVREVKELWEAGVKEVTLLGQNVNSYNDDSSDPESGAKWEYSEGFSSRCKVKNMGLRFADLLDRLSLEFPEMRFRFTSPHPKDYPDELLYLMRDRYNICNLIHLPAQSGNSRILEQMRRGYTREAYLDLVKKIRSIIPDVAITSDFITGFCGETEEEHEETLSLVRAVGYDMAYMFAYSMREKTHAHRNYTDDVPEEVKQRRLTELIEAFRETTGPCYDSQVGSMQLVLVEGPNKRAPETELIGKTDKGHRVSFVTKPLFDKASLGDDGLKRNPEVGDFVEVRIEKSTRASLYGEALAISKLSLFHDDGVDAVVASCAS; this is encoded by the exons ATGgcgtcttcttctctctcctccaTTCTCATCAACCCTCACGGttgctctctctgtttcaaagCCTCTACACGACGCTGTTTCGCTCTCACATTCCTCTCCTCGCAACTAAtccatacttcttcttcttctgctgctgctCTTCTCCCTCGTTGTCACAGCACGCATCGTCTCGCACATAAACCTATCAGGAGGAAGAATGGGTTTGCCTTAAACCTTTCTAGAAGCTTCTCTGTTTCTCAAGTTGCTGGTTCTGGCAAGTTTGATGGTCCAAGCCTCCAACAGTTCGTCTCTAACGCTCAAGCACATGGTTCTCTTACCACTCCCGAAATCGAATCTGA CACATTAGATACCGATGTTGTGTCAAAAGGTCGGATTTATCATGAAACGTATGGATGTCAGATGAACATAAACGACATGGAGATAGTCCTTTCGATTATGAAAAAGTCAGGTTATAAAGAAGTGGTGGCTGATCCCGAGAGTGCTGAAGTCATTTTCATCAACACTTGTGCTATCCGAGAGAATGCAGAACAGAGAGTATGGCAAAGACTTAACTACTTTTGGTTTCTAAAACGTGAATGGAAGTTCAATGTTGCTAAAGGAAGAGCACAGTCTCTCAAACCTcctaaagttgttgttttgggATGTATGGCTGAGAGATTAAAGGACAAGATTCTTGATTCTGATAAAATGGTTGATGTGGTTTGTGGTCCTGATGCTTATAGAGATCTCCCGAGGCTATTGGAAGAAGTAGACTATGGACAGAAAGGAATCAACACTCTTCTTTCTCTAGAAGAGACTTACGCTGACATATCACCAGTGCGAATCTCTGAAAACTCAATTACCGCTTTTGTTTCGGTTATGAGAGGCTGCAACAACATGTGTGCTTTCTGCATTGTTCCTTTCACTAGAGGCAGAGAGAGGTCACGACCCGTGGAATCCATAGTCCGCGAGGTTAAGGAGCTGTGGGAAGCCGGTGTGAAAGAAGTTACGCTTTTAGGGCAAAATGTGAACAGCTATAACGATGATTCGTCTGATCCTGAGTCAGGTGCTAAGTGGGAATACAGTGAAGGATTCTCGAGCAGGTGTAAAGTTAAAAACATGGGTTTGCGATTTGCTGATCTCTTGGACCGACTCTCCTTGGAGTTTCCAGAGATGCGGTTTAGGTTTACTTCGCCTCATCCTAAAGATTACCCTGACGAGTTGCTATATTTGATGAGAGATAGATATAATATCTGCAATCTCATCCATCTTCCTGCACAATCTGGTAATAGCAGAATACTTGAACAGATGCGTAGAGGTTACACCAGAGAAGCTTACTTGGATCTTGTTAAAAAGATTCGGAGTATTATACCAGATGTGGCTATAACCAGCGACTTTATCACTG GCTTCTGTGGAGAAACCGAAGAAGAGCATGAAGAAACCTTAAGCCTGGTGAGAGCAGTTGGATACGATATGGCGTATATGTTTGCATACAGCATGAGAGAAAAGACGCACGCTCATCGGAATTACACAGACGATGTGCCAGAGGAAGTCAAGCAGAGACGTTTAACAGAACTAATAGAAGCATTCCGTGAAACCACAGGTCCGTGTTACGACTCTCAAGTCGGATCAATGCAGTTAGTTCTAGTCGAAGGACCAAATAAGAGAGCGCCTGAAACAGAACTCATAGGAAAAACAGATAAAGGTCACCGAGTTTCGTTTGTCACCAAACCTCTGTTTGATAAAGCATCTCTTGGTGATGATGGTTTGAAGAGGAATCCTGAAGTTGGGGATTTCGTGGAGGTCCGGATTGAGAAATCAACGAGGGCATCACTATACGGAGAAGCTCTAGCCATTAGTAAACTGTCCTTGTTTCACGATGATGGTGTCGATGCTGTTGTTGCGTCTTGCGCAAGTTAA
- the LOC104721129 gene encoding uncharacterized protein LOC104721129: protein MQILRCPSREHSFILFLFISVFVIGAASVPVPDSNCYALDNSSRLVDFSSWIGHPFEYDGKEFDLVVRFCKDVETRGQAGYVDFGRFDPLSYFVSSSGSFDFVQGFYHGDLSNCEHSYDKLGRTAQVNIICGNCGDGRCKGGLGCICSVTQDSTCRVTVELAIPCEKPGPRVFKGFTVGLHPRSWEVIYNGMTQFGFDKPRREYSFKTEQTHLTLYMTAIASLSTLVGKPIIKVSPENGLDVKIAGSSLTGNHPTTLSPSTLVLDWNCEKSRRTPYEVNVTIPVDGYDPVQFFLTKLCEYNQGSEGGSAKGWAIFGVFSCVFLVASMLFCCGGFIYKTRVERVRGIEALPGMSLLSGLLETVSGSGQSYSRTEDINNAFANEVSWDRSSASSTQTTTQRPTERTYGAI from the exons ATGCAGATACTGAGATGCCCATCGAGAGAGCATAGTTTCATTCTATTTCTCTTCATCTCTG TTTTTGTAATTGGTGCTGCATCTGTTCCCGTGCCTGATTCTAACTGCTACGCTCTTGACAATTCAAGTCGTCTTGTCGATTTT AGCAGCTGGATCGGCCACCCTTTTGAATATGATGGGAAG GAATTTGATTTGGTGGTTAGATTTTGCAAGGATGTGGAAACAAGAGGCCAGGCG GGATATGTTGATTTCGGACGATTTGACCCGTTAAGCTACTTTGTTTCTAGTTCTGGAAGTTTTGATTTCGTTCAA GGGTTTTACCACGGCGACCTGTCAAATTGTGAACATAGTTATGACAAACTTGGACGTACAGCACAG GTCAATATTATTTGTGGGAACTGTGGTGATGGACGTTGTAAAG GTGGACTTGGATGCATATGTAGTGTCACTCAAGATTCAACTTGCAG AGTTACTGTCGAGTTGGCTATTCCATGTGAGAAACCTGGCCCGCGGGTGTTTAAGGGATTCACAGTCGGTTTGCATCCTCGCTCATGGGAAGTT ATTTATAATGGGATGACACAGTTTGGATTTGATAAGCCCCGGCGTGAGTATAG TTTCAAGACCGAGCAGACTCATCTTACTCTCTATATGACTGCAATTGCTTCTCTTTCAACATTGGTAGGGAAGCCTATTATCAAGGTTTCCCCAGAGAATGGTCTTGATGTGAAGATAGCTGGTTCTTCCTTGACTGGGAATCATCCAACAACCTTATCTCCTTCAACTTTAGTACTGGATTGGAACT GTGAGAAATCTCGGCGAACTCCATATGAAGTCAATGTCACCATCCCAGTGGATGGTTATGATCCTGTTCAGTTTTTCCTCACAAAACTCTGCG AATACAACCAAGGTAGTGAAGGAGGATCAGCGAAGGGATGGGCTATATTTGGAGTTTTTTCCTGCGT ATTCCTCGTTGCATCTATGCTTTTCTGCTGTGGAggctttatttacaaaacaagaGTAGAACGTGTG CGTGGAATTGAGGCATTGCCAGGGATGTCACTTCTATCGGGATTACTAGAAACT GTGAGTGGAAGTGGACAAAGCTACTCAAGAACTGAAGACATCAACAATGCATTTGCTAATGAAGTCTCATGGGATCGCTCTTCCGCATCCTCTACTCAAACAACAACGCAGAGACCAACTGAAAGAACATATGGTGCGATCTGA
- the LOC104721134 gene encoding D-2-hydroxyglutarate dehydrogenase, mitochondrial-like isoform X2, with product MMMQRLRRSEEFIRFGCESLINLRPNKNSVPRSVSGFVTHYDTKGKLFESNVGNHYNTHRCLGRNLGMLQQYKCFGSSSASQIERKPLFSSLDSKDVSSFKEILGDKNVVEDEERLETANTDWMKKYKGSSKLMLLPKNTEEVSQILQYCDSRRLAVVPQGGNTGLVGGSVPVFDEVIINVGLMNKVLAFDEVSGVLVCEAGCILENLATFLDTKGFIMPLDLGAKGSCHIGGNVSTNAGGLRLIRYGSLHGTVLAVTANGNVLDMLGTLRKDNTGYDLKHLFIGSEGSLGIVTKVSILTQPKLSSVNLAFIACKDYLSCQKILVEAKKNLGEILSAFEFLDNNSMDLVLNHLDGVRNPVSSTENFYILIETTGSDETNDREKLEAFLLKSLEKGLVSDGVIAQDINQASSFWRIREGITEALQKAGAVYKYDLSLPVEEIYNIVNDLRRRLGELANVMGYGHLGDGNLHLNISAADYNDKLIGLIEPYVYEWTSKHRGSISAEHGLGVMKANEIFYSKSPETVAIMASIKKLLDPKGILNPYKVLPHSLFSH from the exons atgatgatgcagaGATTGAGAAGATCGGAAGAGTTTATAAGATTTGGCTGTGAATCTCTGATTAATCTCCGACCAAACAAGAACTCAGTGCCCCGTTCTGTGTCAG GTTTTGTGACTCACTACGACACAAAAGGCAAGCTTTTTGAGTCCAATGTTGGGAACCATTATAACACTCATCGATGTCTTGGTAGAAATTTGGGGATGCTGCAGCAGTACAAGTGTTTTGGGTCATCATCAGCTTCACAAATTGAGAGAAAACCTTTGTTTTCGTCTTTGGATTCGAAGGATGTTAGCTCTTTCAAGGAGATATTAGGTGATAAAAACGTggttgaagatgaagagagactTGAGACTGCAAATACTGATTGGATGAAAAAGTACAAAGGATCTAGTAAGCTGATGCTCTTGCCCAAGAACACAGAAGAg GTGTCTCAGATACTTCAGTATTGTGATTCGAGGCGTTTAGCTGTTGTTCCTCAAGGGGGTAATACTGGTCTTGTTGGTGGAAGTGTTCCTGTCTTTGATGAG GTGATCATCAATGTTGGTTTGATGAATAAAGTCTTAGCTTTTGATGAG GTTAGTGGTGTCTTGGTATGTGAAGCAGGATGTATTTTGGAAAATCTTGCAACTTTTCTTGACACGAAAGG TTTTATTATGCCTCTGGACTTAGGTGCAAAAGGAAGCTGTCATATTGGTGGAAATGTTTCAACTAATGCTGGTGGTTTGCGCCTTATTCGTTATGGCTCACTCCATGGAACCGTATTGG CTGTCACCGCAAATGGCAATGTTCTTGACATGCTTGGAACTTTACGCAAAGACAACACTGGGTACGACTTAAAACATTTGTTTATCG GTAGCGAAGGATCACTTGGTATTGTAACTAAAGTTTCTATTCTCACACAACCAAAACTGTCTTCTGTAAATTTAGCGTTCATTGCTTGCAAAGATTATCTCAGCTGCCAG aAAATTCTTGTTGAAGCAAAGAAAAATCTTGGAGAGATACTATCTGCTTTCGAGTTTCTTGATAACAATTCCATGGATTTG GTACTGAACCACCTAGACGGTGTACGTAATCCAGTTTCCTCTACGGAGAACTTTTATATTCTGATAGAGACAACGGGGAGTGATGAAACTAATGACAG GGAGAAGCTTGAAGCTTTCCTGTTAAAGTCACTGGAAAAAGGTTTAGTTTCTGATGGTGTAATCGCTCAAGACATTAACCAAGCATCCTCATTTTGGCGCATACGAGAG GGTATAACAGAGGCATTACAGAAAGCAGGAGCTGTTTACAAGTATGATTTATCCTTACCGGTTGAAGAAATTTACAATATTGTCAACGATCTTCGACGGAGACTAG GTGAGTTAGCAAATGTCATGGGATATGGTCACCTTGGAGATGGAAATCTACATTTAAACATCTCAGCCGCAGACTATAATGataag CTTATAGGTTTGATAGAACCTTATGTCTATGAGTGGACATCCAAGCACCGTGGAAGCATCAGTGCAGAACATGGATTAGGTGTAATGAAAGCTAATGAAATCTTCTACAGCAAATCACCTGAAACT GTTGCAATAATGGCTTCCATTAAAAAGTTGCTGGACCCTAAGGGAATTCTCAACCCATACAAAGttcttcctcactctctcttctctcactaa
- the LOC104721130 gene encoding peroxidase 49-like, with amino-acid sequence MARLNSFLLLSLICFLPLCLCDKSYGGKLFPGFYAHSYPQAGEIVRSVVAKAVARETRMAASLLRLHFHDCFVQGCDGSLLLDSGGRIVSEKSSNPNSKSARGFDVVDQIKADLEKQCPGTVSCADILTLAARDSSVLTGGPSWVVPLGRRDSRSASLSGSNNNIPAPNNTFSTILSKFNRQGLDVTDLVALSGSHTIGFSRCTSFRQRLYNQSGNGRPDMTLEQSFAANLRQKCPRSGGDQNLSVLDIISVAKFDNSYFKNLIENKGLLNSDQVLFSSNEKSRELVKKYAEDQEEFFEQFAESMIKMGNISPLTGSSGEIRKNCRKMNS; translated from the exons ATGGCAAGACTCAACAGCTTTCTCCTTCTATCTCTAATTTGCTTTCTCCCTCTCTGCCTTTGCGACAAGAGCTATGGAGGAAAACTCTTCCCCGGTTTTTACGCCCATTCATACCCACAAGCCGGTGAGATCGTGAGATCAGTTGTAGCTAAAGCTGTTGCTAGAGAGACCCGTATGGCTGCTTCCTTGTTGAGACTTCATTTCCACGACTGTTTCGTTCAG GGATGTGATGGTTCTTTGCTTCTAGACAGCGGTGGGAGGATAGTGAGTGAGAAAAGCTCAAACCCAAACAGCAAATCAGCTCGTGGGTTCGACGTAGTTGACCAAATCAAAGCCGATCTGGAGAAACAATGCCCTGGAACTGTTTCTTGCGCTGATATTCTTACCCTAGCCGCTAGAGACTCCTCTGTTCTT aCCGGTGGACCAAGCTGGGTGGTTCCATTGGGAAGAAGAGATTCAAGAAGTGCAAGCTTAAGTGGTTCGAACAACAACATCCCTGCACCAAACAACACATTCAGTACCATTCTATCCAAGTTTAACCGTCAAGGACTCGATGTCACTGACCTTGTTGCTCTCTCCG GTAGCCACACCATCGGATTCTCGAGATGCACGAGTTTCAGACAGAGGTTGTACAACCAGTCCGGAAATGGCCGTCCAGACATGACATTGGAACAATCTTTCGCTGCTAACTTGCGCCAAAAGTGTCCAAGATCCGGTGGGGACCAGAATCTTTCGGTGTTGGACATCATCAGTGTCGCCAAGTTCGACAACAGCTATTTCAAGAACTTGATAGAGAACAAGGGTTTGTTGAATTCAGACCAAGTTTTGTTCAGCAGTAACGAGAAATCGAGagagcttgtgaagaagtatgcagaagatcaagaagagtTCTTTGAGCAATTTGCGGAATCAATGATCAAGATGGGAAATATCTCTCCTTTAACGGGTTCGAGTGGCGAAATAAGGAAAAACTGCAGGAAGATGAACTCTTGA
- the LOC104721136 gene encoding 3-epi-6-deoxocathasterone 23-monooxygenase — translation MDFWVAGFLVLTAGILLRPWLWFRLRESKKKDGGDEHEEKKKKGMIPKGSLGWPLIGETLNFIACGYSSRPVTFMEKRKSSYGKVFKTNIIGTPIIVSTDAEVNKVVLQNHGNIFVPAYPKSITELLGENSILSINGPHQKRLHTLISAFLRSPHLKDRITRDIETSVCLTLASWAQLPLVHVQDEIKKMTFEILVRVLMSTAPGEDMDILKLEFEEFIKGLICIPIKFPGTRLYKSLKAKERLIKMVKKVVEERQVAAGTTASPANDVMDVLLRDVSDGGDSEKQSQPSDFVSGKIVEMMIPGEETMPTAMTLAVKFLSDNPVALAKLVEENMEMKRRKLESGEVYSWTDYMSLSFTQNVINETLRMANIINGVWRKALKDVEIKGYLIPKGWGVLASFIAVHMDEDIYENPYQFDPWRWDRINGSANSSICFTPFGGGQRLCPGLELSKLEIAIFLHHLVTRYSWTAEEDEIVSFPTVKMKRRLPIRVAMVDIL, via the exons ATGGATTTTTGGGTTGCTGGTTTCTTGGTTTTGACGGCCGGAATACTTCTCCGTCCATGGTTATGGTTTCGTCTAAGAGAATCTAAAAAGAAAGATGGAGGAGATGAacatgaagagaagaagaagaagggaatgaTTCCAAAGGGGAGCTTAGGCTGGCCGCTGATCGGAGAAACCCTAAACTTCATCGCTTGTGGTTATTCTTCTCGGCCGGTTACCTTCATGGAAAAACGAAAATCTTC ATACGGAAAGGTGTTCAAGACGAACATAATAGGGACACCAATCATAGTATCAACCGATGCAGAGGTCAACAAAGTGGTGCTCCAAAACCACGGGAACATATTTGTCCCTGCATACCCTAAATCAATAACCGAATTACTAGGAGAAAACTCTATTCTCAGCATCAATGGACCTCACCAAAAAAGGCTTCACACGCTCATTAGCGCCTTCCTCAGATCTCCTCACCTTAAAGACCGGATCACTCGAGACATCGAGACCTCAGTTTGTCTCACTTTGGCTTCTTGGGCACAACTTCCTTTGGTTCATGTTCAAGATGAGATCAAAAAG atgACGTTCGAGATATTAGTTAGAGTGCTGATGAGCACAGCCCCTGGTGAAGATATGGACATTCTCAAACTTGAGTTTGAAGAATTTATCAAGGGTCTAATTTGTATTCCCATCAAATTCCCTGGAACTAGACTTTATAAATCCCTAAag GCGAAAGAGAGGTTAATAAAGATGGTTAAAAAGGTTGTGGAGGAGAGACAAGTGGCGGCGGGGACGACGGCGTCTCCGGCGAATGACGTGATGGATGTGCTTTTAAGAGATGTTAGTGACGGTGGTGATTCAGAGAAGCAATCTCAGCCGTCGGATTTCGTCAGCGGAAAGATCGTAGAGATGATGATACCCGGAGAGGAAACAATGCCAACGGCGATGACCTTGGCTGTCAAATTCCTAAGTGACAATCCCGTCGCCTTAGCCAAACTCGTG GAGGAGAATATGGAGATGAAGAGGCGGAAATTGGAATCAGGTGAAGTATACAGTTGGACTGATTAtatgtctctctcttttactcaaaat GTGATAAACGAAACGCTGAGAATGGCTAACATCATTAACGGAGTGTGGAGGAAGGCTCTCAAAGATGTTGAAATTAAAG GTTACTTGATACCAAAAGGATGGGGTGTATTGGCATCATTCATAGCGGTTCACATGGATGAAGACATTTATGAGAATCCCTATCAATTCGATCCGTGGAGATGGGAC AGGATTAATGGATCGGCAAACAGCAGTATTTGCTTCACACCCTTTGGCGGTGGGCAAAGGCTATGTCCTGGTTTAGAACTGTCGAAGCTCGAAATAGCCATCTTTCTTCACCACCTCGTGACGCGGTACAG TTGGACGGCTGAGGAAGACGAGATCGTGTCATTTCCGACGGTGAAGATGAAGCGGAGGCTCCCGATCCGAGTGGCTATGGTTGATATTCTATAA
- the LOC104721134 gene encoding D-2-hydroxyglutarate dehydrogenase, mitochondrial-like isoform X1: protein MMMQRLRRSEEFIRFGCESLINLRPNKNSVPRSVSGFVTHYDTKGKLFESNVGNHYNTHRCLGRNLGMLQQYKCFGSSSASQIERKPLFSSLDSKDVSSFKEILGDKNVVEDEERLETANTDWMKKYKGSSKLMLLPKNTEEVSQILQYCDSRRLAVVPQGGNTGLVGGSVPVFDEVIINVGLMNKVLAFDEVSGVLVCEAGCILENLATFLDTKGFIMPLDLGAKGSCHIGGNVSTNAGGLRLIRYGSLHGTVLEAVTANGNVLDMLGTLRKDNTGYDLKHLFIGSEGSLGIVTKVSILTQPKLSSVNLAFIACKDYLSCQKILVEAKKNLGEILSAFEFLDNNSMDLVLNHLDGVRNPVSSTENFYILIETTGSDETNDREKLEAFLLKSLEKGLVSDGVIAQDINQASSFWRIREGITEALQKAGAVYKYDLSLPVEEIYNIVNDLRRRLGELANVMGYGHLGDGNLHLNISAADYNDKLIGLIEPYVYEWTSKHRGSISAEHGLGVMKANEIFYSKSPETVAIMASIKKLLDPKGILNPYKVLPHSLFSH from the exons atgatgatgcagaGATTGAGAAGATCGGAAGAGTTTATAAGATTTGGCTGTGAATCTCTGATTAATCTCCGACCAAACAAGAACTCAGTGCCCCGTTCTGTGTCAG GTTTTGTGACTCACTACGACACAAAAGGCAAGCTTTTTGAGTCCAATGTTGGGAACCATTATAACACTCATCGATGTCTTGGTAGAAATTTGGGGATGCTGCAGCAGTACAAGTGTTTTGGGTCATCATCAGCTTCACAAATTGAGAGAAAACCTTTGTTTTCGTCTTTGGATTCGAAGGATGTTAGCTCTTTCAAGGAGATATTAGGTGATAAAAACGTggttgaagatgaagagagactTGAGACTGCAAATACTGATTGGATGAAAAAGTACAAAGGATCTAGTAAGCTGATGCTCTTGCCCAAGAACACAGAAGAg GTGTCTCAGATACTTCAGTATTGTGATTCGAGGCGTTTAGCTGTTGTTCCTCAAGGGGGTAATACTGGTCTTGTTGGTGGAAGTGTTCCTGTCTTTGATGAG GTGATCATCAATGTTGGTTTGATGAATAAAGTCTTAGCTTTTGATGAG GTTAGTGGTGTCTTGGTATGTGAAGCAGGATGTATTTTGGAAAATCTTGCAACTTTTCTTGACACGAAAGG TTTTATTATGCCTCTGGACTTAGGTGCAAAAGGAAGCTGTCATATTGGTGGAAATGTTTCAACTAATGCTGGTGGTTTGCGCCTTATTCGTTATGGCTCACTCCATGGAACCGTATTGG AAGCTGTCACCGCAAATGGCAATGTTCTTGACATGCTTGGAACTTTACGCAAAGACAACACTGGGTACGACTTAAAACATTTGTTTATCG GTAGCGAAGGATCACTTGGTATTGTAACTAAAGTTTCTATTCTCACACAACCAAAACTGTCTTCTGTAAATTTAGCGTTCATTGCTTGCAAAGATTATCTCAGCTGCCAG aAAATTCTTGTTGAAGCAAAGAAAAATCTTGGAGAGATACTATCTGCTTTCGAGTTTCTTGATAACAATTCCATGGATTTG GTACTGAACCACCTAGACGGTGTACGTAATCCAGTTTCCTCTACGGAGAACTTTTATATTCTGATAGAGACAACGGGGAGTGATGAAACTAATGACAG GGAGAAGCTTGAAGCTTTCCTGTTAAAGTCACTGGAAAAAGGTTTAGTTTCTGATGGTGTAATCGCTCAAGACATTAACCAAGCATCCTCATTTTGGCGCATACGAGAG GGTATAACAGAGGCATTACAGAAAGCAGGAGCTGTTTACAAGTATGATTTATCCTTACCGGTTGAAGAAATTTACAATATTGTCAACGATCTTCGACGGAGACTAG GTGAGTTAGCAAATGTCATGGGATATGGTCACCTTGGAGATGGAAATCTACATTTAAACATCTCAGCCGCAGACTATAATGataag CTTATAGGTTTGATAGAACCTTATGTCTATGAGTGGACATCCAAGCACCGTGGAAGCATCAGTGCAGAACATGGATTAGGTGTAATGAAAGCTAATGAAATCTTCTACAGCAAATCACCTGAAACT GTTGCAATAATGGCTTCCATTAAAAAGTTGCTGGACCCTAAGGGAATTCTCAACCCATACAAAGttcttcctcactctctcttctctcactaa
- the LOC109124420 gene encoding probable ubiquitin-conjugating enzyme E2 17, with protein MSSSESTRKGLTKIATNRLQKEFMEWQTSPPFGFKHRVSDNLQRWIIEVHGAPGTLYANETYQLQVEFPEHYPMEAPQVIFQHPAPLHPHIYSNGHICLDVLYDSWSPAMRLSSICLSILSMLSSSPVKQKPKDNDHYLKNCKHGRSPKETRWRFHDDKV; from the exons ATGAGTTCTTCTGAATCAACTCGCAAG GGTCTGACCAAAATCGCCACGAACCGGTTGCAGAAAGAGTTTATGGAGTGGCAAACCAGTCCTCCTTTTGGTTTCAAGCACAGAGTCTCTGACAATCTCCAACG ATGGATCATTGAAGTGCATGGAGCTCCAGGAACTCTTTATGCCAATGAAACTTACCAACTTCAGGTTGAGTTCCCTGAGCATTATCCTATGGAAGCTCCACAG GTCATCTTTCAGCATCCAGCTCCACTTCATCCTCATATTTATAGCAACGGTCACATCTGTTTGG ATGTTTTGTATGATTCGTGGTCACCAGCGATGAGACTAAGTTCGATCTGTCTCAGCATTCTCTCAATGCTCTCCAGCTCACCCGTGAAG CAAAAGCCGAAAGACAATGACCATTACTTGAAAAACTGCAAACATGGAAGATCTCCAAAAGAAACTAGGTGGCGTTTCCATGACGATAAAGTATAA